The Flaviflexus equikiangi genome contains the following window.
ACGCGTTGGACCTGCGCAAATACGGCAGGTCATCGCGCCCTCATCAAACCCCCGGCTACATCGCATCCCTCTCCGATTACGATGAGGACATCCATGCCGCACTCGATACGATCCACACGATCCACGGGTGGGAGATGCCCTTGGTGATGTATGGCCACTCCACCGGCGGCCTGACCGCCGCGCTGTGGGCCGACCGTCATCCCGGAGCGCTCTCCGGCCTCATCCTCAACTCGCCGTGGCTGGAGTTCCAGGGCGCGACACTCGTCCGCCAGCTCTCCACTCCACTCCTCGAATCCCTTGCCCGGGTCTCGCCGGAAGCCGTCCTGCCCCTGCCTGATAACGGCTTCTACCATCGCCTCTTGACGGGATGGCGGGACGAGGGTGAGCTGGTGGAGGACGACACTGACCCTTTTACGACGACGGGGTGGACGTTCAACGAGGAATGGCGCCGCTATCCGACGACACCGATTCGGGCAGGCTGGCTGACCGCCATCCTCCAGGGCCATGCACTCGTCGCGAAGGGTCTCGACATCTCGTGCCCCACGCTCGTCCTCACCTCTAACCAGACAATCTTCTCCGACAAGTGGTCGGTCGAGATGAGAGGGGCTGACACGGTCCTCGATGTCGACCAGATCTGGCGCCGAGTCCCCTACCTGGGACGCGTGACAGCCCTGATCCGCCTCGAGGGCGCCATTCATGACGTGACGCTCTCTCGCGCGGCTGTCCGCACTCGAGCCTTCGGCGAGATGAGACGGTGGCTGCGGGCGTATATTCAGCCCCGCCGCTAGCGCCAGGCTCTCTCCTAGCGGAGATCTCCCAGACGTGCGCCGCCCTCGGTGCGCCAGTTCTTCCATCCGTCCATGCGGCGCCCCGCAACCGCGGATGCTGCATGATCGGGATCCGTGAAGCGCTCTCCCGATTCCAGCACGATCTCACCGGCCGACGTGAGCCGTGCCGACGCGTTCACTCTGCGGCGCAGAGACTTGAACGTCAGGGTCTGCTCTCCGATGCGGGAGGCGATGGCGCGCAGCTCGCTCGGACGTTCCGGCCATTCCACCTCTGGAAGCTCGATCGCCCCATCATCGTTCTCTCCCGTGAGCAGATCGACGTCCGGCGCGGCATCAATGCCCGTCCCGTCGGCAGTGAAACCGACGGAATGGAACGTGAACTCTGGTTCCGGATCGTCCTCGACCTGGTCTGCATTCGATACTGTTTCTGCCTGGATGCTCGAACTATCACGAGCGGCGCTGTGGGCGCCCCTCTTCGCTGCCGCCGGGGCCTCGTCGTCACCCTCATCACGAACGTTCTCCTCGGGCTGCGCGTGGCGGGAGACATCGTCGAGGGGGTCACCCGCACGGCTGACGAACACGACACCGTCGTTTCCTTCCGTGCTCTCAGTCGTCTCGTCCTGCTTATCGGCGGGACTGTCAACCGCCTCTTCCACCGAATCCGGCGCTGTCGCGGCAGTGTCGGACGGATGCGGCGGGGGCGCGATCTCGCCCCGGCGCAGCTCTTGTCCGATGGCGAGGAAGGATGCCTCGTGGGGGCGGACCTGTTCGAGAGAGACAAGGATCCCTGCCCTGGATTCGTGAAGGTCGATCCTGTGCACATCGATGCTGGCACCGACAAGCGTGTCGAGAGCCGCCCGGACCTGATCCTCGACTGTCACTGCGAGAATGATGAGACGCGGATGGTCCTCCAGTCCCGGCGGGCAGGAGTCGAGGAAGCTCTGCCAGTCCTTCCGGAACGCTGCGAGACCGCGAGGGTAGAGTCCCGACATTCGCCCGGATGGGATCTCCTCGTGGCGAGACGCACGCGCCAGCGATGCCATGAGGGTTTCGGAGTCGAGTCTTTCGACCACGTCGACCGTGACGGTCTTCCCCGTCGGATCGAGGGCGACGAGGGAGGTGTGGCGGGTCTGGTCCGCGAGACGGCTCGTCTCCGTCAGCCACGCCACGGGAAAGATCGGGCGATAGATCAGCTCGACGACCTGGTCACGGACCGCCATGAGCGTCTCGCGGATGATCTCGTCACGATGAGTGAGGGAGGGTCGAGCCGGGCTGAGCCGGCCATTATCCAGCGAGAAGACGGGCATACTTCACCTTAAATCTGAGCCGCGAACATACACGTCCCAGGATACATCAGCTTTCTGGGAGTCCGCCGGAAAGCAGCGTCGCAAGGTGAACACCGTGACGGTCGGCCAAGCTCTCGGCCTGGGTTCGGCAGGAGAAGCCGTCT
Protein-coding sequences here:
- a CDS encoding alpha/beta hydrolase; the protein is MWSPDVLGPGFESVTLPLLDDEEGEVVTTLVRHVPADDPLARDSTPTSPRFVMLAMHGWNDYFYQVELARVISRAGGAFYALDLRKYGRSSRPHQTPGYIASLSDYDEDIHAALDTIHTIHGWEMPLVMYGHSTGGLTAALWADRHPGALSGLILNSPWLEFQGATLVRQLSTPLLESLARVSPEAVLPLPDNGFYHRLLTGWRDEGELVEDDTDPFTTTGWTFNEEWRRYPTTPIRAGWLTAILQGHALVAKGLDISCPTLVLTSNQTIFSDKWSVEMRGADTVLDVDQIWRRVPYLGRVTALIRLEGAIHDVTLSRAAVRTRAFGEMRRWLRAYIQPRR